The Mesomycoplasma ovipneumoniae genome includes a region encoding these proteins:
- a CDS encoding ABC transporter permease, with translation MTWETVIPILALFFVFFSIITTGSIAGLYSEKAGVVNIAINGVMIIGATVYGLFSILFDVSNMAMQLILIPLAALFSGLFSLLHGFLTIKLKGNHIISGVALNILAPAIAFALLKIYGNSSRFESPVNELAFGPHRTFLNIFSLKLLIVTALIFVTWFVFSKTKFGLRFSAVGENPHAVAAAGINVNKMKWLGVFLSGLIAGIAGAFYFQYLGSSFTGDVQGLGFLSLTILIMGRWKIILIVIYGLIFSFLYTISISLAGNFGDFLAIIEAAPYLITILILGLTSRKDLAPKALGIPYDKSLK, from the coding sequence ATGACCTGAGAAACAGTTATTCCAATTTTAGCGCTTTTCTTTGTCTTTTTCTCAATAATAACAACCGGATCGATAGCAGGACTTTATAGTGAAAAAGCTGGGGTTGTAAACATTGCAATCAACGGAGTTATGATTATTGGGGCGACAGTTTATGGTCTTTTTTCAATTCTTTTTGATGTTTCCAACATGGCGATGCAATTAATACTAATCCCACTTGCAGCGCTTTTTTCAGGATTATTTTCGCTACTGCACGGATTTTTAACGATAAAACTGAAAGGAAATCATATTATTTCAGGGGTAGCGCTCAACATTTTGGCGCCAGCAATTGCATTTGCACTGCTTAAAATTTATGGAAACAGTAGCCGCTTTGAGTCTCCAGTAAATGAACTTGCCTTTGGTCCACACAGAACTTTTTTAAACATTTTTTCACTAAAATTACTAATTGTAACAGCGCTAATTTTTGTAACTTGGTTTGTTTTTTCCAAAACCAAATTTGGACTCAGATTTTCAGCTGTTGGTGAAAATCCGCATGCCGTTGCTGCAGCCGGAATTAATGTAAATAAAATGAAATGACTTGGAGTTTTTCTTTCAGGTTTAATTGCCGGAATCGCAGGTGCTTTTTATTTCCAGTATTTAGGATCTTCTTTTACAGGCGACGTTCAGGGACTAGGATTTTTATCGCTAACAATTTTAATTATGGGCCGTTGAAAAATAATTTTAATTGTGATTTATGGCTTAATTTTCTCATTTTTATACACAATTTCAATTAGCTTAGCCGGAAATTTTGGTGACTTTTTAGCAATTATTGAAGCTGCACCATATTTAATTACAATTTTAATTTTAGGTCTTACTTCCAGAAAAGACTTAGCGCCAAAAGCGCTCGGAATACCTTATGATAAATCTTTAAAATAA
- a CDS encoding thymidine kinase: protein MYKKFFEGIIEVITGPMFSGKSDELIKRIKILTYANIKILVIKPLIDNRFSDCEIVSRSGLRIPTFSAKTTQEIKDLFAKEKYGAIAIDEIQFFSEDIIPFLDKIANKGIRVIVSGLDQDFRRKPFGVLPNLMAIAENVTKLQAVCTICKRAATTTARLVKSEKQNLIGDSAEYEARCRACHNL, encoded by the coding sequence ATGTACAAAAAATTTTTCGAAGGTATTATTGAAGTTATTACCGGCCCTATGTTTTCAGGCAAATCTGATGAACTAATTAAAAGAATAAAAATTCTAACTTATGCAAATATTAAGATTTTAGTAATAAAACCTTTAATTGACAACCGTTTTTCTGACTGCGAAATTGTTTCGCGCTCAGGTCTGAGAATCCCAACTTTTAGCGCTAAGACAACTCAAGAAATAAAAGATCTATTTGCAAAAGAAAAATACGGCGCAATTGCAATTGATGAGATCCAATTTTTTTCCGAAGATATTATCCCCTTTTTGGATAAAATTGCAAACAAAGGAATTCGCGTGATTGTCAGCGGCCTTGACCAGGATTTTCGTCGCAAACCCTTTGGTGTTTTGCCAAATTTAATGGCAATTGCCGAAAATGTGACAAAATTACAAGCAGTTTGCACAATTTGCAAACGCGCTGCAACAACAACGGCTCGCCTTGTTAAGTCAGAAAAACAAAACTTAATTGGTGATAGTGCCGAATATGAGGCCCGTTGTCGTGCTTGTCATAACTTGTAA
- a CDS encoding HPr family phosphocarrier protein, giving the protein MEIISGTVIDKLGFHARPASKVAKLATTFKSQIKIISGEKSGNAKSIMNIMALGIKMGSNFTIEVSGEDEITAAKAIKELIIAEKLILE; this is encoded by the coding sequence ATGGAAATAATTTCAGGAACAGTAATAGACAAACTTGGTTTTCACGCCCGCCCTGCTTCAAAAGTTGCAAAATTAGCAACAACATTCAAATCACAAATTAAAATCATATCTGGTGAAAAATCAGGTAATGCCAAATCAATCATGAATATAATGGCTCTTGGAATTAAAATGGGATCAAATTTTACCATTGAAGTTTCAGGTGAAGACGAAATTACTGCCGCAAAAGCGATCAAAGAATTAATTATTGCTGAAAAATTAATTCTTGAATAA